Part of the Sorghum bicolor cultivar BTx623 chromosome 1, Sorghum_bicolor_NCBIv3, whole genome shotgun sequence genome, GCGCGCTGAAGCGTGCGCTTAGCAGGGGCAGACCTCGCACTAGGGCCATGTTTGGTtctattttttcttttaaaaatagacgcggtagtacttttgtttatatatatgataaatattatttaattatagattaaatagatttaaaaaaattgtcttacaaattacaaataaactgtataatatcgtaaaatttgatgtgatagagaatataaaaaaattataaatttttCTCAACTAAAGAAGGCCTAGGACAGCCCAGGCCATGGCTCTCGTCGTGGCCCAAGTAACATGAGAGCAGCTCTTCTGGCCCATCAAGCACTCCAGGAGTAGGTCAACAGACGCCGCTCGGCGCTCGCGTGTCGTGTCTCCGTTGCGAGtcgcggccgccgccgtcgccccaCGGCTACAACGCGCCACCGGCCGCCGAGCCGTGCCGCCGTCCGACCGTCGCCGTTCTGTCCCTCGCGGCCTCGCCCTCTCCGCTCTGCACTCCGCGGCCGGCTCGGCTCCTTCCTCAAATCCTCAGCCAGGCGCCGCCCGCTCGACTCGGCACACCGACCGGCCGACTCTGCTCGGCTTCCGTCGCTGCCTCGCTGGCTGGCCAAGCCGACTAGCCGAGGCCGAGCAGTTGCAGGTGAGCAGACAGCAGAGCAGAGCAACTGAGCAAGCGTCCGTAAGGCCTGCCATTGGTTGTCCCTCTTGACTGTGAGTGGATTGGGCACTGCCATCAGCTTAACCCGGTGCGCACCCTTACCATGATGGTCCTCTGTAATTCACATCCTCTTCCTGTGCTATGAATGATCTTTGATCTGAACGCTGCATCAGAGCAACTGCATATTTTTACTGATATATATTATGACTATTTGGAAATGATTTATAAGCAAGCGGCTTGTATGCCTGTATTCTTGTTGATGATGCTAGTGAGAGAACTTATAGAACTAGTATTATTTAGTCGAAGAACATGTCTCGATTTGCAAACTTTCCATAAGAATAGTTGTTTTTCTCTGTGACACACATGTATATGGTCATATAGGTTATGGTGTAGGTTTTGGTTTTTGGCCGCTAAAAATTTGGCCCTAGTCTTGGCTAAACCCTGGGTCCGCCACTGGTGCTTAGTGCCGTTTTTTGGAACCCTGCTTGGGCTTAGCATTATGAAGTGAAAAGAGTATAATCAGTGCCCCCTCTTGCTGCTTTCAGGTCTGCCACTGCCGTCGCTGTTGCTGTGGGCAAGGAACGAAGCGCTCCCCCGTTCTCAATGGAGCACATTTTCTTTTCGATGCACCGGATAGCCTCTCGCTCGGTGAGACATCAGGTATTCAATTGTTTATTGCTTCCAAGGATTCTCCCCCACTTCTCCCCTAATTATCCTGTGCAAAATTGCAGTTTTTTCCTTGCCCATCCCTCCTGACTGTTCCGGTAATCCAGAACAATTGTGTTTTCCCTCCAGTTTTCTAGCTTATTATCGCTCCTTTTTGCCTAGGGTTTGCTTGGAAGGGGATGGTACAGCTCTGCTGCGAAGGGGGGCCCTTCGATCGCCGGTGTAAGCGACATCATTGCTGTCGCATCAGGGAAAGGCGGCGTAGGCAAGTCCACCACTGCAGGTCTACATTTCTCTTAACACTAGAATAGCTCGCATTTGTCCAATTCTTGTTCAGATTTGATATTGGTGCAGATGGCTTTAAGGATGATGTGTTGTGATTGTGGAGCTTGAATCTTTTAGATCTGTTTGGAGGTATATTGAAACCAAAAGTTGGGTTGTGCTAAAGATACTTCCTAGTTCTTATTAGCTATCTTGAAGCAGAAAGGGTTCTTAACTTGAGTCGAGGAGATAGATGCCAATGATTTTGGTGCATAATTTTTGTTTTAACTTTTAAACAATGATGGCAATATAAAGTTAGCAGTTGTCTTGTAGTCATATTTCTTGAGTTCCTGCTCCATTTTTGTTTCTTTCTGTTCACTAGAGTTAAAATTGCTCCTTCATATTGGCAATTGTATTCATGCAGTTAACATTGCTGTAGCACTTGCCAAAGAGTTTAAGCTTCAGGTTGGTTTGCTAGATGCCGACATCTATGGACCATCCGTTCCCACAATGATGAATCTCCATGCCAAGCCTGAAGTAAGTGAAGGTACCTGTTGGATCTCTTTCAGCACATCCATGGTGTACACCATATGCATTCTTATATATGTTAAAACTTGTCAGGCTATCCACCTAGGACCTTGGTTGTCTTGTTTagatttttttagatttatctTTTATCATGATACTGTTGCATATCAAAATTTGATTTGTGTGAAttgaatcatatcagaaaaaaaTGAAGAAATGTTTACTGGACACAACCTTGCTAAATGAAAAGTACAAGTCAAAACACTGTGCTGTAAAAACCAAAGATAAGCATGTTTTTAGAACTCGGTTGCTCATTTTTCCCTGATATCTTTTCTCTTGCTACATGGTTAAACAAAACTATTCATGTTCTTTTCATGGCTGCGCCATTTTTTTAATTAAATGGTGCTTAACTCTCTAGGGCTTGTTTGGTTTGGTGGGGGTTGGAGGGGGATTAAAGGGTATTAAATCCCTTGCAAGCCAAAAACCCTCTTATCCTCTCCAATCCCCTTGAGGAGGGGATTAagtgaacaaggccttggctaGACTACAATGACAGGTTCATTTTTTAAGGTGATCTAATTTAATTAAATGAACAGCAATTGATTGGCCATTGCACTAGTTTTAGTTTGGTTCAGTTGAAACCGCAAACCATCAAACTTATTACCTTTTGAACAAGTTTGATAAACACCAGGCAGTCCAAAATTAACATGGGAAAGTGTTTTTCACTGATCAGAATTTTAATCTATGTCTAGCTGAGCAGTGAGCTAAATACAGCTATTTGGAAATGTAATTCTTCACTATTCTTTAATAGATGTACAGCGATTACCCTGCCAAGCCTGTTAACTGGTCAACTAATTCCTGGACCATGGCTATAATATGGGTACCTTTTTTTAACTACAATTGCATTTGCTGTTCCTTTGTCggtttattattttttaattacatATTTCTTTTTTGCAGATATGAAGATGATTCCAGTTGAGAACCATGGTGTGCGATGCATGTCCATTGGTTTTCTTGTAGACAAAGATGCACCAATTGTTTGGAGAGGTCCTATGGTTTGTCTTTGCATGTGCTTCTCTTAAGTTCTCCTTTGAAGTGTCTATAAACCCTTTGGCCATTTATCATGTCGAAACATTTCCTTTTCTGTTGCATGTTTAGTGCATAAAAACATAAACTGAAATGTAGACATGCATATTATTGTGAAAACATGTTTATATGGAAACAAATCACAGACTGTTGCAGCTTTAGTTACTTTCTGTTCTTGCAtattttaaggccttgtttagttcaccccaaaaaccaaaaagttttcaagattccccgtcacatcgaatctttcgacacatgcatgaagcgttaaatataaacaaaaataaaaactaattgcacagtttacctgtaaatcgtgagacgaatcttttgatcctagttagtctatgattggacaatatttatcacaaacaaacaaaagtgttacagtagcgaaatccaaaatcttttcgcatctaaacaaggccttaatgcaaCAAAACTGGTCTAGGGTTAGGATCATGAAGGGCTGGTGTATGTGAACAGTTTTGTTTTATATTTTCactccatgcatgtgatgtTACAATTAAATCTTATAGATGGTGAAATGGCTAATTTGAAATTCCTTTGAATTACTGCTTGAAAAAAACAAGTTTTGCAGCTGATTGAAATATGTAATGATGGTGAATTGGCTTTTGCTATATTCGAATGAGTTGCCATCGGTAATATTTTACATAGATATAATGCTGTAGTTTCATATTTACGATTTGTGTTCGTTTGTCAAGTTCTATGTTGGTAATACTACTTTTATCTTGGTATATCAGGTAATGAGTGCTCTTGAGAAGATGACAAGGGGAGTTGCTTGGGGGGACCTTGATATTCTTGTTGTTGATATGCCCCCAGGCACTGGTGATGCTCAACTATCGATGTCCCAAAGGCTTCGGTTATCTGGTATTTATACATCTGACTATGAAGCTGCAAATGCTGATTGGATACATATTTTAAATTTTAGTTTTTACATATTGTTTCTGCAGGTGCTTTAATTGTTTCAACTCCTCAAGATATTGCTCTTATTGATGCTAGAAGAGGAGCCAACATGTTCCGCAAAGTTCAAGTTCCTGTACAGTCTGTTTAACTTCGTCTATCTTCTTTGTCTCCATAACTGTTTGTCTGTATCACATTTTAAATTTCTATTTCAAGTTATAATTCTTCAGTTTATTCTGTTAATTTTGTTTTTAGTTTTTTCTAAACTTCGTCAGTTACTGTTTTGTAGTCGATTGTATGTCAACCCTGAAAATAAGGGTATCACTTATCCACCTTATATCTAGTTTTCACATCACAACTGAGTATTTTGGTTTCACAGATTCTGGGATTGGTAGAGAATATGAGTTGCTTTAAGTGCCCAAAATGTGGTGAGAAATCTTACATCTTCGGGGAAGGTGGAGCACAGAGAACTGCAGAGGAAATGGACATGAAATTACTTGGTGCTGTGAGTGAATCTTGTCATAATTGATTTCATTTGGCACCAATTCTTGAGTTGTGATGATTATGCTTGTCTCTTTTATATCTGAGAAAGGATGAATCTTTTTCAAAGATTAGACTGTTACTTCAATTTCCATGAATTTCAGATGCAGAGAACATTCTGTTAGGAAAGCACCCAAATTTGGTTTTACTGCAGATGGATAATTGGCATCAGTTTTATATATGTTTTATTTACATATACATATGAGCTTATGGTACACAGCGGTTGTTTTTCTTCAATAGGTACCTCTTGAAATCGGCATCAGAACAGGTTCAGACGAAGGCCAGCCTATCGTTGTATCATCACCGAACTCTGCATCCGCGCAAGCGTACGTAAATATTGCTGAGAAGGTGACTCAAAGGCTCAATGAGCTAGCAGAGGAGCGACGGATGGGCCCAGAAATCTTACTTTGAGAAATTCAGGCCGCTTTTGTTCACACCTTTACCCGTTTCACGCTAGGGCTGCAAAGAAATTATATCTCTACTGATAAGTAGATTGTTTTTTTTAGGCAAAAGATAAGTAGATTGTTGTTGGAAgtaaactttaaattttattatcAGTTGGGCTGGAAATTTACTCAAATAAACCTCTGCTGGCAGCCTTGCCTTTGTCATGCATGTCCTTTGCCTAGTCTCTGCGTTCTGCATGACTCGTTGAATGATATTATTATGTGGACTGTGCTTTTAGCATGCAATATTATCGGCAAAATATTCAGTGCAAACCACATCTTCGGTACAATCCATGAAAATCCAATTAAAATCATACTTAaaagttttttaaaaaattaaatttatgcACGCCAATAGTGCATATATAGATGTGTATTGTCACAAAAATTGAGATTCAAACTTGTTTTATAAAAATTCGtatgaaaataacaaattttaTTTACATATGCACTAGAGGACAAAAATCTAGGAACATATGAGTTTCTATAAAAGAAGATAGAATCTCAAATTTTATGACAGTGCACATCTATAGATGCACTATTGGTGTGTATAGTTTTAAACTTTTTGAAAACTCCTAAGTATGGTTTTGAAAATAGTTTTCATGATTGCACTGAATATGTGGTTTGCACAGGATATTTTGTCTATATTATCACCTTTCCACATGTGAACACTCCTGTTTATTTGGCATCTAGGGCTGCTGCCTAGTAGTGTGTGTAGGCTAGAAGAGAGGTCATATGGGTGTTAGCGGGCTAGTGTTGGCAATGGGTAAATCCCCATCGGGTATGAACTCCCCAGACCCATCCCCGTGACAACAATATGACACCACGGGTATCCCCATATACAGTGATGGGTGGGAGAATTTCCCCAGACCCATACCCGGGTGGGTAAATTAGACCCAGCGGGTCACCCATACTCGCCAAACATCAACAATTCACAAGCACCAGTCACGTAGTAGCAATTCACAAGCATCGTCACATAGCCATTCACAAGCATCGTCACATAGCCACCTCACCATATACCTAGCAAATAGTAACATAATAATTTCTGCTGCAACCACTAGTCACAACACCATAATAGTTCATTGTCCATACAAATCACGTAGTAGAGAGTAGTACTTTGCTAGCACTACATAGGGTTTCAATGTATAGGCTGCCGGTGGACTGGTGGCTGGTGGGCTTCTTTAGTTTTAGGCTGGGTATTTTTCACCCATGAGTAAATGGGTATGGGGACTATTAGAACGTCCCCATACCCGCGTACCCAATGGGTGAAGGGTTTGCTCCGTTTGTGTACCCATGGGTACTGGTTTCACTCCATATTGATACCCTAATAGAGTAAATACCCATCGGGTCGCGGGTCGTGGGCCCCATTGACATCTTTATAGCGGGCCGACACCGGGCTGATGCTAGTCTACCGCGCTGGGTCATCTTTAAAAACTGAAACCGCGtcgcggtctttgcaaaatagcCCTCCACGTCATCTATCTCTTGATATCCGTCGGATCTCCCGATAGAGAGTCGAAAGCCGTCGGATTGGCTCATGGCGACGCTTCTGTCTAGATCCTTCGAGAAAATTTCAATCGCAAATCTTTCCAACACAGTCCTTTTTCTAATTTGTTTCCAGTCCTCTTCCCCGTACCTCTGATGCCCCTGCTGGCCGCCGCCCTCCGAACGCACACCACCACCCAGTCCGCGGCAACGGCATCGCCCGCGCCGAGGAGGCCATcagctcctcctcttcctcgagGGCCCCACCTACACACCTAGCAGGGCGCTTTTCTCTTCCTCGACGCGGACACGACGGACAACGTCTCGGACCTGTCCCTCGGCCAGTTGGCCTCCGCCTCCACATCTCCGTTGGCGCCTCCTGCTTCCCCTACAGGCATCTGCGCCTTGCTCTCCTCGGCCCTCCATGTACCGTGCATCGCTAAGGAGCTCCCATCCCTACCGCCGCCGGTGCGAGTGCCGCCAGCGCAGACCACGCTGGGTCATTCCCAGGCCATCACCAAAGATGAAAGACCTCGCGTCCTCTCCTACCCACCAGGCCACCAGTGCCATCAGGCTTCAAATTTTACAACAGCACCAAGCTGATGGAGAATGACAATGTAAGGCTCCACACCTCAATTCATGTGTAATTAAGAATGCAATAGATACTCCGTATTATTAACACTGCTCATATAAGTATTGCTTCTAAAAATCAGTTCAATCTTATCCGCTGTATATATAAATGATAAAATCATAGTAGTGCTCAGTTTGTGCTAATTCTATAGGATATATGCTTGATTACAAATTTATAACATGATTGCAGGCAAAGCTACTGATCCGCTCAATTGGAGTTCCTCAACAAGGAAGGAAAGCAACTTGAGCTATCAGCATTGTCAAAGATTTTCCTCTGTACGCTTGTGCAACTGAAAAGGTAGGTCTGGATACAAGGTTGTTTCAGCAATAGATATGGCTTTTCATTTCTTTAGCAGTTGGAAAAATATAGGTCTGGGTACTTGCATATTGGTCATGATTTCCCAGTTTTAAAATTACTAATTTACTTAAGATTGACCTGTTCCATGATGATATGAAATAGTTGTGAGATACCTGTAAGCTTAACTTCAGAACGAATATTTGATTGTCCTATTTGGTCACATATGAGCAATTTGGTATACAATACAACTGCTTTCTTGCTTACAGACGACACAACCAATCTTTGAGATAATGCACAACTAACCCAAATTGCCCGATAGTAAGATACAAAATATAATGACAATTGGAAAAATGTGTCTGACAAAATTAGCTCTAATagataattttagttttagttttcTATTCATCATTTAAAGGATAAATTTTTGTATTAACACAAGTGAGCTGCATGTTGCAGCTACGAGATACCCGCCGGTTTAATTTGAAAACAGCAAACGTTGGATTATAGTGTAGATGAAGCAATATCATGGTGACATATAGGCATTTGAAACACAAACTTATATTTATCTGCCAGAGACAAACCTTACTTGTCAGTAGAATTACATTCTTTCTTATACATCCTAATCAAACTTATAGTTTGTAAAAGTTGTTATTTGAATTTACAATATGCATTTCTTCTATTTTTGCTTCatacatattttttattttacctTCAGGTCAAATAGCTTGACAAACAAGAGGTAATATAACTCCTTTGGTTCCTTCTGAAGACTTTATAGGGCAACAAGGAACTTAGAATGAAGTCGCTTCCATGTTAAGAAACAGATAGATCTGCTGACCAATTATCGACCACCAGGGATATTCTCATTTAAGTTTTGCAGTCTCTCCGTTTGGACTCTACCACTGAAAATAAAAAGGTTGCCAGGTGTTAATTTCACAGTTACATGTTCTTCTAAAACCTGTGTCCAGGTATTTGAATTCAGAGTTTTAAGAAAGAGCAGATTGCAATGAACATTTTAGCTCCTTATTAAATGGCAAACTGAGGCCACCCCATGTTGCTATCCCATTTGAGGAAGTTAGTAGCAATCCAACAATTTCTGGAAGCAGCGACTGCGATGCTCACTTTCTTTTACCATTCATATAGATTAATCAATTAATGCTAAACATAGATATACATCACATTTACCCATAACTGCATATTTTTCTGTTAATGTTTCTTCATTATGCAAACAATACACACCATGCTAAAGTATTTCTGGCAGTGTACCCAATAGGTTTCACTGCTAAAGTTATTACATATTAACTGACAAATGTACTAATGAATCTGTTAAGTAGTGCTTCCCCTCCCTGCCATCCTTTTGTTTCAAGTATCTGGCAGGGAGGGGAAGCACTACTTAACAGTCAAGAGATGGCAGGGAGGAGAAGCACTACTTAACAGAAGGTGAGCAGCCGAGAGATAGTGGACGGTTGGCATGTTTGATCGTTTCCTCTGCAGCAGAGTGGTCGACACTCAAGCAGTCCAAGGAAGTGGATGTTCAGTCGAAACCCAGGAAAATTTGGACACCACCTTTGGTGAATACCGTTAACATCAACTGCGATGGAGCCTTCTCTTCAAGCACGTGATCAGGTGGATGGGGGTTTGCTAAGAAGTAATTTCATTTCGTATAGTGTAGCTCATAGCCGGCATTCTTGTAATATGGCTGCTGATGGCCTTGCTCCCCTTTGGGCGAGTTTGAGTCTGGGTACTGATCCGACCTTCAAGGCGCTATGGCACCCTAAACAATCATTTTACAAATACCCCTACATATATAGATAGCATGACATAAGCTATTACAACAATTTATGATTGCTCCACAAATTCTCAATTTTTGTACCATTCAGCTTTAGTGTATTTTCAACTATGACAGAACTTTATATATGCATGTGTACCATATATCTTATGTACATAACATCCAGAATTATGACTATTCATATCTGGAGGGCCATTTGGCGCGGCAACGCCGCGCAATGTTCTAGTCGTGTGTCTGAGGAGTGGCCCAAGCATGGCCCTGGTCAGGTCTGTGCTGGCTCGGGCAAGTCCTGCTTTCGCTTTGGCTGGGCCAAAAATCTGGGTTTGGTGCAGGGCCACTGGAGCACGTGTGCGGGCCATGTCATCTGCAGCCGcgcagagaaaagaaaaatcgaGCCTTGCCGTGCCGTGTCCCTCGGGGCGCGAGCTCTGCCCGCCCGACCGCCGCGGCCCACGGCCACGGCTGCTCGCACTGCGCGTACCCGCATGCCCTCTCCCTCGCCAGAGTCGTCAGTCACGGGCACGGGCTCTGAGAAGTGTCGTCCACTCGGGCTCGCCCACTCCGATCTGACGCAACGCGAGTACGCGACCCAACaaagctgtcgccatggccaattggCCATGGTCCCCGGCGTACGACGCCCGAGCCCGACGGCCGGCGCCGCGTTCGTACTACCGACGCGGCAGTG contains:
- the LOC8086203 gene encoding iron-sulfur protein NUBPL; this encodes MEHIFFSMHRIASRSVRHQGLLGRGWYSSAAKGGPSIAGVSDIIAVASGKGGVGKSTTAVNIAVALAKEFKLQVGLLDADIYGPSVPTMMNLHAKPEVSEDMKMIPVENHGVRCMSIGFLVDKDAPIVWRGPMVMSALEKMTRGVAWGDLDILVVDMPPGTGDAQLSMSQRLRLSGALIVSTPQDIALIDARRGANMFRKVQVPILGLVENMSCFKCPKCGEKSYIFGEGGAQRTAEEMDMKLLGAVPLEIGIRTGSDEGQPIVVSSPNSASAQAYVNIAEKVTQRLNELAEERRMGPEILL